Genomic window (Vicinamibacterales bacterium):
GGGTCCCGGCAGGGTAGTTGGCCGGTCGGATCAGCCTGGGTTCAATTTCTATATAGTCGAAGACTTCCTTTTTGTCCCAGATGTGGTTGCCTGAGGTCATTACGTCCACGCCGAGAGCGACCAGCGATTCACCGATTTCCCGTGTGATGCCGAAACCGCCAGCCGCATTCTCCACGTTGGCTATAACTAGGTCGATTTCATGCTGAGCGACGATCGCACGTAGGCCGCGCTTGACGATCTCACGCCCAGGTTTACCCACGATGTCCCCGATAAAGAGCAGCCTCATGAAGAATTGCCTAACCCATTATAGCTTCGGTGCAACCGGGAGACTGTTGTCTGATGTGTCAACTTTATCCAAAAGTAAACAAATACGTTATCAGTCAGGATGAAGGTTGTCGGCATTGGGCGGGCGATGCTGAATTTGGTCGAGAAGCCGAGGTGTTTGATGGAGAAATTGTGAACGCCACAGAATGCCGACTGGGGCCCCGTCAGTTTCGGGAATGGATGGCGCTACTGCGCGATTTCGGATACCCTGTTGGGTTATGGATGAGACACCTGAGGTTCCAGTGACTGAAGAGTCCGTCGTTGAGGCCGTTACCCCCGAACCACGGAAGATGCCAGAAATTCAGAGCCGTTTTCTCTATGTCGATGTATCAGCTAAACGCGCCAAGCAGCTTCGTCGTGGTGCGCTTCCGCGTTTAGCGCACCTTCGGCCGGATCCCGAAACGGGTGCGCGGGTTGATACAGACGTCAGGTTGGAGCGGGTGGCGATGCAGGAAGTCAAGGAGGGGAGAATCGTTTTCGAACTGCCTGACCAGGCCGTTGAAGAAAAGGCCACGAAGTGAATTCTCCCGAGGTTATGGATCTGGTTATTGGGGCCCTGCAGGGTCTTGGCGCCACGACTGGGTTCTTACTTGCACTCTTCATTGGGTTTTGCGTTGTGCTAGGTTTTCCAAAATTGCGGCAGGGTAGTCGGAAGACCTTGGTTATCAGGAACCTCGCTGACTTGGATGGCACCTTCAAGTATCTTCCACCAGATGCCCCGCGTGGTCCCGCCGACCAGTTAAAAACCCCTGAACTTTTGGAGCAAGCGGACCGTAAGGACTGAGGCTCCGCTCGGTTACGTCATCAGGGTTTTCTCTTATCAACCGTTGTCTTCTC
Coding sequences:
- a CDS encoding DNA-directed RNA polymerase subunit omega; the protein is MTEESVVEAVTPEPRKMPEIQSRFLYVDVSAKRAKQLRRGALPRLAHLRPDPETGARVDTDVRLERVAMQEVKEGRIVFELPDQAVEEKATK